In a single window of the Pocillopora verrucosa isolate sample1 chromosome 4, ASM3666991v2, whole genome shotgun sequence genome:
- the LOC131785679 gene encoding beta-2 adrenergic receptor-like yields MNSTSEEFNQEERIILATWFSVTGLVAVIGNTVVLWLIARNHSLRIISNFFIASLAVADLSVGLVINPVWATARCINYDEDSYLKTYGKAIDYLWIHTTVATTFNLCCISLDRYIAIIHPLRYQEFLTNTRSYLIIASVWVLSFLLPCSRFFVGDDSIELWLSFTIITVLIPMIVIVFCSMRILKASAKQSRRMNVVTLQNQESVNRRKQNLKAAKTVSIVVGLFVVCWLPSLVTSFTQYLSKNVVYSTMYHKVWTTVEAVAFTSAAIDPWVYCLRNSRFYEAFNRTFQVRRR; encoded by the coding sequence ATGAACAGCACCAGTGAAGAGTTTAACCAAGAAGAAAGGATCATTTTAGCAACCTGGTTCAGTGTCACAGGTCTGGTGGCCGTAATTGGCAACACTGTTGTCTTATGGTTGATCGCCAGAAATCATTCCCTCAGAATAATTTCGAATTTTTTCATTGCTTCATTGGCTGTGGCGGACTTGTCGGTAGGACTTGTTATAAACCCTGTATGGGCAACGGCCAGGTGCATCAATTATGACGAAGACAGTTATCTGAAAACTTATGGTAAAGCTATTGATTATCTGTGGATACACACCACTGTAGCTACAACGTTCAACCTATGCTGCATTAGTCTGGACAGGTATATTGCCATCATTCATCCGCTCCGCTACCAAGAGTTTCTTACTAACACGAGAAGTTATCTCATCATAGCTTCTGTATGGGTCTTGTCGTTTCTTCTCCCCTGTTCAAGGTTTTTTGTGGGAGATGATTCCATTGAGTTGTGGTTGTCTTTTACAATCATAACAGTGCTAATTCCTATGATCGTCATTGTGTTCTGCTCCATGCGAATATTGAAAGCCTCTGCGAAGCAGTCCAGGAGAATGAACGTTGTTACTTTACAGAATCAAGAATCCGTGAACAGACGAAAACAGAACTTAAAAGCTGCTAAAACAGTTAGTATTGTGGTGGGGCTATTCGTTGTTTGCTGGCTGCCGAGTCTAGTTACTTCTTTCACTCAATATCTGAGCAAAAATGTGGTTTACTCCACCATGTATCATAAGGTTTGGACGACTGTTGAGGCAGTAGCCTTTACTTCGGCGGCAATCGACCCGTGGGTTTATTGTTTGCGAAACAGCAGATTCTATGAAGCATTTAATCGCACTTTTCAAGTTCGCAGAAGATAA